Genomic segment of Pararhodobacter zhoushanensis:
GCGGGTGGCTTCGCGGGTCAGGGGGAACTGCGGGCGCAGATCCTCGGGCAATTCGGGGCGGTTGGCCTTGTACTCGGGGTACAGCTCGTTGCGGAAGGTGATCGAGCCTGCGTCGAAAATCACCGCGATATGGGTGGGCTTGGATTTGGTGGGCGTGCTGGCGCTCAACTCGTTCCAGATCAGGTTGCAGAACCCCTGAACCGCGCCCACAGGCAGCCCGTCAGACTTGCGCGTCAGCGGCGGCAAGGCGTGATAGGCGCGGAAGATAAAGGCCGAGCCGTCGATCAGGTGAAGGTGCGAGCCTTTGCCAAAGTCCATGCGAGACGCCCCCTGTTTGCGCTTCGTTCCTTGGTATCGGTCCGAAGCCGGGGCGTCCAGCGGGGAAGGGCGCGCTGACCGCGCCCCCTGCACCCTCAGCGGATAAACGTGCCGTTGTTGAGTTCCTTGAACGCCTGCTGCAGTTGCGCCTTGCTGTTCATCACGATCGGGCCGTGCCACGCCACCGGTTCCTTGATCGGCTGGCCCGAGACGAGCAGGAAACGCACGCCCTTGGGCCCCGCATTCACCACGATCTCATCGCCGGTGCCAAAGCGCACCAGCGTGCGGTCGCCGCTCATGTCGCGGATGTTCAGCTCGACGCCGTTCACTTCTTTCTCAACCCGCACGCCGACCGGGGTCGACGCATCGCGGAACGTCGCCGCGCCCGCGAAGATATAGGCGAAGGTGTTCATGTAGGTGTCCACCGGCAGCACCTTGCGGGTGTTGGGCGGGACCGAGACGTCCAGATACAGCGGCTTGGCGGCGATGCCGTCCACGGGGCCGTATTTGCCCCAGAACTTGCCGGTGATGATGCGCACGGCGGTGCCGTCATCGTCGATCACCGTCTCGATGTCCGAGCCCTTGATGTCCTGATAGCGCGGCTTGGTCATCTTGAGCTTGCCGGGCAGGTTGGCCCACAGCTGGAAGCCGTGCATCTGGCCCTTGGCGTTTCCCTTGGGCATTTCCTGATGCAGGATGCCCGACCCGGCGGTCATCCACTGCACCGAGCCTGCACCCAGCTTGCCCTTGTTGCCCAGCGAGATCGCTGTGCTCGACCGAGCCTTCAAGCACATAGGTGATCGTTTCGATGCCGCGGTGCGGGTGCCAGGGGAAGCCCTTGGAATAGAGATGCGGCTTGTCGTTGCGGAAATCGTCGAGCAGCAGGAACGGATCGCTGACCGAGGGTTCGCCAAAACCGAAGGCGCGGTGCAGGTGAACGCCTGCGCCCTCAAGCGTCGGTTTGGCCAGCGAGGTCGATTTGACGGGGCGAAAGGTCATGGGCGCTCTCCTTGATCGGTTGGCAAGGATATCGGCGTTTCGGTGGCACTAATCCAGCCCCGCCCCTGTGCGGGTATGCGCAGGGGCTGTTCGCGCCGTCAGGGCAGCGACCAGGTGAACGGGGTCCAGATGCCCGTGCGGATACCCGAAGCGCGCAACAGGTCCCCGACCCAGACATTGCAGGTCCGAAAGAGGGTGAAATACCCGGTCGCCTCGAAAAAGGCGTCGGTCCCGGTAAAGCCCGGATGCGCGATTGCCACGGCGACAGGCCCGACGGCGCGCTCGATCCCGTCCAGCATCGCGCCGTATTGCGCATCACTCAGCGAGAGGTCGGTAAAGCCGTGAGCCTCCGGCAGCCCGCCCCAGACATCGAACCGCAGCACCGCGCTGTCGCCCGTAGCCGCGCGCCAGACGGCGGCGGCTGTGATGTCGGCGTAGGAGCCGGCTGTGGTATAGAACGCGCGCGAGCCCCAGCCGACCACCAGCCAGCGGGCACGCGGATCGCGCAATGGCACCCCGGCGGGTTCGAGATACCCGAACCGCGCCATGAGGCTATCGTCCAGCGGCAGCAGGATGTCGGTGTGGATTGGTCCGGGCACCAGCAGCACGCGGTTGGTGCCGCCCGGTGCCAGCTCAGCCGTGCGGCCTGGCATCAGGCCGCCCAGCGTGCCTGCGGCGAGATAGGCGAGGATCAGCAGGACCGGCGCGGCGACAACTCCGGCGGCTCCGATGAGCAGGCGCCGGAGGGCGGGCGTCAATGCGCGTCGTGCCCCGCGCCTTCGGCCAGCGTGTAACGCGCGTCGCAATAGGGGCAGTCGATCCAGCCGGTGTCGTGCGGAATGGTCAGCCAGACGCGGGGATGACCCAGCGCGCCCTCACCGCCATCGCAGGAAAAACGGCGCGCGGCGACGACGTGGGTGGCGGGCGCATCATGCGCGGGTTGGGTGGCGGACATGTCTGCTTCCTTGTCTCGGCGGGGCAATCGACCTAGGTGATGGGTCCGAACATACCCCGTTTGGCGTCAGGAGCAAGATGACCCAGAACGCGATTGAAATCGAAGGCCTGAAGAAGACCTATGCCGCCAGCGGCAAGTCGGCGGCCAAAGAGGCCCTGACGGGCATTGACCTGACCATCCCGCAAGGCTCGGTCTTTGGCCTGCTGGGGCCGAATGGTGCGGGAAAATCCACACTGATCAACATCATGGCCGGGCTTGTGCGCAAGTCCGAGGGCCGGGTGCGGATCTGGGGGTTTGATCAGGACCAGAACCCGCGCCAGTCCCGCGCCGCCATCGGCGTCATGCCGCAGGAGCTGAACGTCGACCCGTTCTTCACCCCGCGTGAGTCGCTGGAAACGCAGGCGGGCCTGTACGGCGTGCCCGCGCGTGAGCGCCGCACGGATGAGATCCTGTCGCTGATCGGGTTGTCCGACAAGGCCGATGCCTATGCCCGCACGCTCAGCGGCGGGATGCGGCGGCGGCTCTTGCTGGGCAAGGCACTGGTGCACGGGCCGCAGGTTCTGGTGCTGGACGAGCCGACGGCGGGCGTGGACATCGCGCTGCGCCACATGCTGTGGTCCAACGTGCGCGAGCTGAACCGGCAAGGGATGACCATCATTCTGACCACGCACCATTTGGAAGAGGCGCAAGAGATGTGCGACGAGATCGCCATCATCGACCGCGGCCGTCTGGTGGTGCGCGATTCGACGGCGGCGATTCTGGCGCGGATGGACAGCAAGACGCTGTTGGTGCGGGCCGCCGGGCCGATAGGCGCGGTGGATCTGCCGCGCGGTGTCACGCGCGAGGACCGGGCGGATGGCTGGCTGGCGCTGACCTATCCGCAGAGCACGGTCAAGGCGGGGGCGCTGCTGGCCTCGCTGCACGGTGCGGGGGTCGAGGTGATCGACCTGACCACCGAGCAGGCGGATCTTGAGGATGCGTTCCTTGAGCTGACCGGCGACAAGGCGGCGGTCTAAGTCCGGCGCAGCGCGCCCGCCAGCGCGCTGATGCCCAAAGCCAGCACGGCGATCATCCAGAAGGCGACGGGCAGCGACCACAGCTGCGCGACGCCGCCGATCACGGCCGGGCCCAGCACCATGCCGCCGTATCCCAGCGTGGCAACGCCCGCGATGGCGCGGCCCTGCGGGATCTCGGGGTCGTTGGCGGCGCGCGAAAAGGCCAGGGGGATGACGACGGAATAGCCCAGACCCAGCAGCGCCAGCCCGATCAGCCCGGCGCTCAGCGTGCCGCCGGTCAGGGCGACGGCCAGACCGGCGAAGGCGACAACCCCGGCGATGCGCGCGGTGCGCACGGGGCCAAGCCGGACGATCACCGCATCGGCGCTGAAGCGCGCGACGAACATCGCGGCGGAATAGACGCCGTAGCCAAGCGCGGCGCGGGCTTCGTCGGTGCCGGTGACGTCGATCAGGAACACCGCGCTCCAGTCGGCCATCGCGCCTTCACCCAGCGACGAGCAGAACGCAACCAGCCCCACCAGCAGCAACCCGCGCGCGGGCAGGGCGAAGCCGGGACCGGCGGCGCTGCGGCGCGACTCCCACGGGATCGCGGCCAGAAACAGCGTGACGCCGCCCGCGATCACCGCGATCAGCACGAAATGCCCGAGCGGGGCCAGTCCCAGCGCGACCGCGCCGCCGCCGGTCAGCGCGCCGACCCCTGCGCCAAGGCTCCACATCGCGTGGAACGCCGCCATCATCGGGCGTTTGCGGGCGCGTTCGACTTCGGCCCCCCAGCCGTTCATCGCCACATCCATCGCCCCGTGCCCCGCGCCAAACAGCAGCAGGGCCAGCGCAAGGAAGCCGGTCGAGGGCGCGAGGGCAATGAGTGGCAGGGCAAGCGCATAGCCGATGCCGATAAACCGCGTGGCGCTGGCCGCGCCGATGCGGTCGCTCAGCCACCCGGCCAGCGGAAAGGCCAGAATGGCCCCGCCGGCAAGGCAGAGCAGCAAGCGGCCCAGCATGCCGGGTTCCAGCGCGAAAGCCTCGACGAAGGCGGGCACGCGCGCGGCCCATGCCCCGAAGAGAATGCCGTTGAGAAAGAACATCGCCGAAACGGCAAGGCGGGGGGTACGCATGAAAGGGCCTTTGCTCAGGTCAGGCCCCGGAATGCCCGAACCCGGCGCGCGGGGAAAGCCCTTGTGGCGCGCGTCAGCCCATCTCTGCCGAGGGGATGATCGGGAAGAACACGCCGCCCGACCACAGCCCGAACCAGCTGTCGCCCTCGTGCTCGGCGTGTGCACCCAGTTCCACCAGCCGGTAAAAGCTCTTGCGGTCGATGAGCGCTTCAAGCCCGGCGCGGATCATCACATAGGGGGCTGGTTCGCCGGTTTCGGGGTCGCGGGTGACGCGCAGGGGGTGGTCGGGGCCAGCCTCGACAAAATCGCCGACGTTGGTTTCAAACCGCAGGGATTGCGCAGGTCCGTTGCCGCTGGCGGTGAAATCGACGGCGACAAAGGGGGCGTCATCGACGGTGATGCCGACCTTCTCGACGGGGGTGACCAGAAAATACTTGCCATCTTCCAACTTGAGGATGGTCGAGAACAGCCGTACCAAAGGCGCGCGGCCAATCGGGGTGCCCAGATAGAACCACGTCCCGTCGCGGGCGATGCGCATGTCCAGATCCCCGCAAAACGGCGGGTTCCACAGGTGGACCGGCGGCAATCCACCCTTCTTCGCCGCCTTTTGCGCCGAGGCGGCCAGCGAGTCGGCGTTCGGGGTCGGGTGAGAAGACATAGATACTTTCCAGTTGGGGGCGGGTTCTTGGCATTACAGGACTATATAGTCGCCCCTGACATAAAATCACGCGCCGAAGGAAACGGGTGCGCGAACGAGATTGGAAAACCCGGCGCATGTCCGACGACCCTTTCCTGTATCATCCGGGCCTGCGGGATCTGATCATCGACCCGGCGCACTCGGCATTCCGCCAATTAACGACGGCCTCTGTCCGCGAGAGGGTCGAAGCCAAGGGCTATTCGACCGCATGGCTGCGCACCGATGCCGAACGCGAGGCGCTGCGCCACGCGTTTCTGGCGGATTGGCCGGGCGATATGTGGATCTTCGCCTATGGCTCGCTGATGTGGGATCCGGGCATCCATTTCACGCAGGTGCGCCGGGCGCATATGCCGGGCTATGCGCGGCGTTTCATCCTGCGCGACGTGAACGGTGGACGCGGCACGCCTGAGGCACCGGGCCTGATGGCCGCGCTCGATCACGGGGTTGAGGGCTGCGACGGGCTTGCGTTCCGCATCGATGCGGCGCAGGTCGATGCCGAGACCGCCGTGCTGTGGCAGCGCGAGATGATCGGCGCGGGCTATATCCCCATCGTCGCCCCGGCGCAGACCGAAGCCGGGACGATCCGCTGCGTGACGTTCCTTGCCGATCACGCCGCGGACAGCATCGTCGCCGGTCTCAGCCGTGCCGAGCAGGTCCGGTGTCTGGCGACGGGCGAAGGGTTCCTTGGCACCAGTCTGGACTATCTGCGCGGCATCCACCGGCACTTTGCGGCGCTGCGGATCGAGGATCCGCACGTCTCGGGTCTGCTGGCCGAGGCCGAGGCACTGGCAGCGCATCTGGCGGCTAAATAGCGATCACGGCACCGGGGTTTCGGGGCAGGGTTGTCACATTGTCTTGTGACGCCGTCATTTTATCCAACTTGGTCTGGGCGAACTGCGTTGGCCTGACGTATAAACCGGGCGAACACTGATCACGCCCGGAGGAAATGCGCCCATGAGCGACACGTTGGTCCCCGCGATCGAGGCGCTTGGCGCCCGGCTTCAACAGGCCCGCGCCGCCATTGCGCCCCGGTTTATCGGTCAGGAGACGGTGGTGGACCTGTCGCTGATGGCGCTGTTGTCGGGCGGTCATGCGCTGTTGGTCGGCCTGCCGGGGCTGGGCAAGACGCGGCTGGTCGACACGCTGGCGACGGTGATGGGGCTGCAATCCAACCGCATCCAGTTCACGCCCGACCTGATGCCGTCGGATATTCTGGGCTCGGAAGTGCTGGACACCGACGCCGATGGCCGCCGCGCCTTTCGGTTCATCGAGGGGCCGGTGTTCTGCCAGCTGCTCATGGCCGACGAGATCAACCGCGCCAGCCCGCGCACGCAATCGGCGCTGTTGCAGGCGATGCAGGAGCGTGAGGTGACCATCGCCGGTCAGCACCGCAAGCTGGGCCTGCCGTTCCACGTTCTGGCCACGCAAAACCCCATCGAGCAAGAGGGCACCTATCCGCTGCCCGAGGCGCAGCTTGACCGTTTTCTGGTGCAGATCGACGTCGATTATCCCGATCTGGCCACCGAACGCGCGATCCTGCTGGCCACCACGGGCACCGAAGAGGGCGTGGTGCATGAGGTCTTCTCGCCCGCCGATCTGCTGGCCGCCCAAACGCTGATCCGCCGGATGCCGGTGGGTGAAAGTGTTGTGGCGACGATTCTGGAGCTGGTGCGCGCCTGCCGTCCCGGCACGCCGGATGCCGACCCCAGTCTGGGCGACTCGTTGGCCTGGGGCCCCGGCCCGCGCGCCGCGCAGGCGCTGATGCTGGCGGTGCGCGCGCGGGCGCTGTTGCAGGGGCGGCTGGCCCCCTCGGCCGAGGATGTCGCGGCGCTGGCGCGTCCGGTGCTCATTCACCGCATGGCGCTGAGCTTTGCGGCGCGCGCGCGGGGCGAGACGCTGGGCGGCGTGATCGACCGGGTGGCGGGCCGCGTGACCGGCACGTTCGAGGCGGCGGCGTGAGCCAAAGCAGCGCCTCTGGCGGCAGTGCAGGTCTGCGCCGCGCCGGTGAGGCGCTGTCGGGCGCATTGCCCGCGCTGCTGGTCAGCGCCGAACATCTGACCGCCAGCGTGCTGCCCGGCGCGCATGGGCGCAGGCGCTCTGGCCCGGGGTCCGAGTTCTGGCAATTCCGCCCGATTGGCCCGGGCGATGAGGCGTCGCGCATCGACTGGCGACGCTCGGGCCGGGGCGATGATCTGTATCTGCGTGAAAGCGAATGGCAGGCGGCACGGCCAGTGAGCCTGTGGGTCGACGGCGGTGCCGCGATGACCTTCACCGGCGACAAGGCGCGCGAGACCAAATCCTACCGCGCCCGCCTGCTGGCCATGGCGCTGGCGCTGGTCCTTTTGCGCGGCGGCGAACGGGTGGGGCTGGCCGAGGCCGACATGACCCCCCGCGCCGGGCGCGCGCAGGCCAACCGGCTGGCGGTCGCGCTGGCCGAAGAGCCGGGCGTTGCCGGCGAGCATGGCGCGATCGACCTGCATGCCGCGCCGACCGGCGGGCATGTGGTGCTGTTTTCCGATTTTCTGGGCGAGCTTGCCCCCATCGAGAGCGCGCTGGCGCTGGCCGCCGCGCGCAGCATGCGCGGCATTCTGGTGCAGGTGCTCGACCCGGTGGAAGAAGCGTTTCCCTATGATGGCCGCACCCGGTTCGAAAGCATGTCAGGCCATATGAGTTTCGAGACCCTGCGCGCCAGCGATCTGCGCGCGCAATACCGCGACAAACTGGCCGCGCGCAAAGACCGGCTGGCAGCGATGGCGCGGCAGTCGGGCTGGCACGCCACGACGCTGCACACCGACAGGTCAGCGGCTGAGGGGCTGTTGTGGCTCTATCAGGCGCTGGGCGGGGGGCAGAAATGAGCCTGTTCTCGGCCCTTGGCTTTACCGCGCCCGTGTTGCTCTGGGCGCTGCTGGCACTGCCGATCCTGTGGTGGCTGCTGCGCGCCGTGCCCCCCGCGCCGGTGCGCCGCCGCTTTCCCGGCATCGCGCTGCTGCTTGGGCTGCGCGAGCGTGACCCGGAAAGCCAGCGCACGCCGTGGTGGTTGCTCTTGCTGCGTGTGGCGGCGCTGGCGGCGCTGATACTGGCGCTGGCGGGGCCGGTGCTGAACCCCTCGCGCGCGTTGCCGGGGCAGGGGCCGTTGTTGGTGGTGCTGGATGGCAGCTGGGCTTCTGCCCGCGACTGGCCGCGCCGGATGGAGCGCGCGGGGCAGGCGCTGGACGCCGCCCAACGCGCCGGGCGTCCGGTGGCGGTGGTCACACTGACCGATCCGCCGGTCGGTGAGATCGAATTCCGCGCGGGCGAGTTCTGGCGTGAGCGCCTGCCGGGACTGGCACCGCGCCCCTGGACCCCCGGCGCTGCGCTGCCCGATTGGCCGGCGGCGCTGCCTGAGGCGGTTGAGACGCTGTGGATTTCCGACGGTCTGGCCCGAGATGGTCGTGCAGCGCTGTTGGCGGCGCTTGAGGACCACGGCCCGGTGCAGGTGTTCGAGCCTGCAACCCCGGTTCTGGCGCTGGCCCCTGCCACGTTCGACGGTGAGGCGGTGACGGTCACCGCGCGCCGCAGCGGCGGGCCCGAACAGGCGCTGACCCTGCTGGCGATTGGCCGCGATCCGGCGGGGGCCGAGCGCGATCTGGCCCGCGCGCCGCTGGGCTTCGCGGCGGATGCGCTCAGTGCCGAGGCCAGCTTCACCCTGCCGCCCGAGCTGCGCAACCGCATCACCCGGTTCCAGATCGAAGCCGCGCGCGGGGCGGGCGCGGTCAGCCTGAGCGACGACAGCCTGCGCCGCCGCAAGGTCGCGCTGCTGACCGTGCGCGAGGGGAATGAATCGCTCGCCTTGCTCTCGCCGCTGCACTATCTGCGCGAGGCGCTGATGCCGACCTCGGATCTGGTCGAAAGCGCCAGTCTGGACGATCTGCTGCTGGCCGGGCCGGATGTGCTGGTGCTGGCCGATATGCCCAGCCTGTCGCAGACCGAAACCGACGACCTGACCGCGTGGGTTGACGGGGGCGGCTTGCTCTTGCGCTTTGCCGGGCCGCGCATGGCCGGGGCGGGCGCGAACGCGCTGCTGGGCGCGCCGGGGCAGGCCGATGACCCGCTCTTGCCCGTGCCCTTGCGCGCCGGGGGCCGCACCGTGGGTGGGGCGATGAGCTGGGGCGACCCGCGATCCTTGGCACCCTTCCCGGACACTTCGCCCTTCGCCGGGCTGCCCGTGCCCGCCGATGTCGGCATCCGCGCGCAGGTTCTGGCGCAGCCGGGGCCGGACCTGTCCGAGCGCACGATTGCTGCCCTTGCCGATGGCACCCCGCTGGTGACCCGCCGCGCGATCGGCGCGGGGCAGGTGGTGCTGTTCCACGTCACCGCGAATGCCGAATGGTCGAATCTGCCGCTGTCGGGGCTGTTTGTGTCGATGCTGGAACGGCTGGCCGTCAGCACCCAGGGCGGCGCGCCCGAGGCGGCGGACCTGGCCGGGACGCATTGGCAGCCTGAGGACGTGATGGACGGGTTCGGGCTGCTGTCTGACGCTGGCGACCGGGCGGCGGTCACGGGCGAGGAACTCGCCCCCGTGCTGGCCGGAACCGCGCAACCGGGGCCGAACCTGCCGCCGGGCCTGTACGCCGGGACGGCGCTGCGGCTGGCGGTGAACGCGACCGACGCGCAAACCCCGCTGACCCCGGCACAATGGCCGCTGGGCACCAATCTGGAAACCGGCGTCGAACGGCCCGAGGTGCCGCTTGCAGGCTATCTCTTCGCGCTGGCCGCCGCCGTGCTGATGGCCGACGCGCTGGCCACGCTGGCGCTGGGCGGGCGGCTGCTGCGCGCGGCACTGGTGCTGCTGGCGCTGGGCGCTGCGGTGCCGCGCGCACAGGCGCAAGACATTGATCCGCGCATTCTGGAGGCGACGGAATCGGTGGTGCTGGGGGCCGTGTCCTCGGGCGATGCACAGGTGGATGAGGTCGCGCTGGCAGGCTTGCGCGGCTTGTCGAACGCGTTGTTCCTGCGGTCTTCTGTCGAGCCTGCGTCGGCAATGTCCGTCGACATCGAGCAGGACGAGCTGTCGGTCTTTCCGTTCCTTTACTGGCCGGTGACACCTGACAGCCCGCTGCCGTCCCCGGATGCCAATGCCCGGCTGAACCGCTATCTGCGCTCGGGCGGGATGATCCTGTTCGACACACGCGATGCTGAAGCCGCGCGGCTGTCAGGCGGCACCACCAGCGCCGGACGCCGCCTGCAGCAGATCACCGCCGGGCTGGATATTCCCCCGCTGGAACCGCTGCCGGTGGACCATGTGCTGACCCGCACCTTCTATCTGCTGGGCGATTATCCCGGCCGCTATCAGGGCGGCACCGTCTGGGTCGAGGCCGCGCCGCCGGATGCCCAACGCGCCGAAGGCATGCCGTTTCGCAACCTGAATGACGGGGTGACGCCGGTGGTGTTTGGCTCGAACGATTGGGCCTCGGCCTGGGCGGTGGACGAACGCGGGATGCCACTGCTGCCGGTGGGCCGCGGCTCGACCGGCGAGCGGCAGCGCGAAATGGCGATCCGGTTCGGGGTCAATCTGGTGATGCATGTGCTGTCGGGGAATTACAAATCCGATCAGGTGCATGTGCCCGCATTGCTGGAAAGGCTGGGCCAATGATGGGTGCCGAGGTGGTCTTTGACCCGCTGCTGATCTGGCCGGTGATCGCCGGTCTGGGCGCGGCGGCGCTGCTGGTTACCGCGCTGTCCCTCTGGCGCGGGCTGGCTGGCTGGGCGTTCCGGGCATTGGGCTTTGCGCTGATCCTGACGGCGCTGGCCAATCCGTCACTGCAGAACGAGGACCGGCAAGCGCTGAGCGACATCGCGCTGGTGCTGCGCGACGAGACCGGCTCGAACCGGCTGAGCGACCGGCAGGCGCAGAGCGAGGCGGCGGTGACACAGCTGTCGGCTGAACTGGCACGGCTGGGGATCGAGGAACGCGTGGTCTCGGTCGCGGATGCGCCCGACAACGGCGGCTCGACCCTGAACACCGCGCTGGATGCAGCACTGGCCGACCTGCCGCGCGACCGGCTGGCGGGCGTATTCGTGGTGTCCGACGGTCTGGCGCATGACGCAGCGACGACCCCGCCGCCCGCCCCTGTGCATCTGGTGCAGACCGGCGAGGCGCAGGACTGGGACCGCCGCCTGATCGTGCGCAACGCCCCGGCTTATGGCATCCTTGGCGAAACAATGCGCCTGACCCTGCGGATCGAGGATGAGGGCAACGTCCCCGAAGCCCTGAGCGACCGCCCGGTGCAGGTGGGCTTTGCCCTGAACGGCGAGGATCTGCGCTATGCCACCGCCCCGGTGGGCGAGGATATGGGGCTGGACCTGACGCTGGATCGCGGCGGGCTGAACGTGCTGCGCTTTGTGCTGGAACCGCAGGACGGCGAGCTGACCGACCGCAACAATGCGGCCGTGGTGCAGATCAACGGCATCCGCGACCGGTTGCGCGTTTTGCTGGTGTCGGGCGAGCCGCATACCGGGCAGCGGACCTGGCGCAACCTGCTGAAGTCGGACCCCTCGGTCGATCTGGTGCATTTCACCATCCTGCGCCCGCCAGACCGTCAGGACGGCGTGCCGGTGAATGAGCTGTCGCTGATCGCCTTCCCGACGCGCGAGCTGTTCGTCGAGAAGATCGACGAATTCGACCTGATCATCTTTGATCGCTACCGGCGGCGCGGCATCCTGCCCAGCTCGTATTTCGAGAACATCCGGCGCTATGTCAGCGAGGGCGGCGCGCTGCTGGTTGTCGGGGGAACGGAGCTGGCCAGCGCCGAGAGCATCTATCACTCGCCGCTGGGCCGCATCCTTCCGGGCGAACCGACAGCGCGGGTGTTCGAGCAGCCGTTTACGCCGCATCTGAGCGAGATGGGCCAGCGCCACCCGGTGACGGCAGGGCTGGACGCGGACTACCCGCCGCGCGCGGGCAGCGATGCGCCCAGCTGGGGCCGCTGGCTGCGCCAGATCGATCTGACGCCGCGCGGCGGCGCGGTGGTGATGCAGGGGGTCGATGAGCGGCCGCTGCTGATCCTCGATCACGCGGGCGAAGGGCGCGTGGCGATCCTCGCCTCGGATCAGGCGTGGCTGTGGGATCGCGGATTCGAGGGCGGCGGACCGCAGGCCGAACTGCTGCGGCGGCTGGCGCACTGGATGATGCGCGAGCCGGATCTGGAAGAAGAGGCTTTGGTGGCGGAGGCCGACGGGCAGGGGCTGCGCATCACCCGCCGCTCGCTGGACGACGGGCCGCATGGCGTGACGATCACCGGGCCGGATGACAGCACGGTCGAGGTGCCGCTGGTCGAGACGGCGCCGGGGCGGTTCACCGCCGACTGGCAGGGCGCGGAGCCGGGGCTCTACCGCCTGCGCTCGGGGGAACAGGAGACGGTGGCCGTCCTGGGCACGGCAAACCCGCGTGAATATGAACGTGTGGTGGCAGGTGGGACACCCCTCGCCCCCCTGCTGGATGCAACGCGCGGCGGCACCGCTGTGATCGCCGCCGGTCTGCCCGCGCTGCGCCTGATCGACGCCGGGAGACAGGCTTACGGACGGGGTTGGTTGGGCGTGACGCCGCGCGGTGCCTACGTCACCACTGACCTGCGCCTGACGCCGCTGTTGCCCGCCTGGGCCTGGCTGTTGCTGGGGGTGGGCTTCGTGCTGGGCGGATGGCTGCGCGAATCTCGCCGGTAGGAGCGGCGCTCGGGCCCATCGAGGGCCCTCGCGCCGCGCGGGGCCAGCCCCGCGCCCCGTTCAAGGGGGACGCACGCGCCCCCTTGAAGATCCCCCCGTGGATATTTTCAGACAGATGATGAGGCGTGGTTAACGAAACCTTATCATCTGTCCTTAAATATCCTGGGGGGTGAATTGGCCGTCAGGCCAAGAGGGGGCGAGGCCCCCTCTCTGTTTCCTTTTCCCTCAGAGACAGCTTTCGAACAGCGCGCGGGTGTTCTCTGCCGTCATCTCGATCGG
This window contains:
- a CDS encoding gamma-glutamylcyclotransferase, which translates into the protein MSDDPFLYHPGLRDLIIDPAHSAFRQLTTASVRERVEAKGYSTAWLRTDAEREALRHAFLADWPGDMWIFAYGSLMWDPGIHFTQVRRAHMPGYARRFILRDVNGGRGTPEAPGLMAALDHGVEGCDGLAFRIDAAQVDAETAVLWQREMIGAGYIPIVAPAQTEAGTIRCVTFLADHAADSIVAGLSRAEQVRCLATGEGFLGTSLDYLRGIHRHFAALRIEDPHVSGLLAEAEALAAHLAAK
- a CDS encoding DUF1285 domain-containing protein; translated protein: MSSHPTPNADSLAASAQKAAKKGGLPPVHLWNPPFCGDLDMRIARDGTWFYLGTPIGRAPLVRLFSTILKLEDGKYFLVTPVEKVGITVDDAPFVAVDFTASGNGPAQSLRFETNVGDFVEAGPDHPLRVTRDPETGEPAPYVMIRAGLEALIDRKSFYRLVELGAHAEHEGDSWFGLWSGGVFFPIIPSAEMG
- a CDS encoding zinc-finger domain-containing protein, yielding MSATQPAHDAPATHVVAARRFSCDGGEGALGHPRVWLTIPHDTGWIDCPYCDARYTLAEGAGHDAH
- a CDS encoding ABC transporter ATP-binding protein, giving the protein MTQNAIEIEGLKKTYAASGKSAAKEALTGIDLTIPQGSVFGLLGPNGAGKSTLINIMAGLVRKSEGRVRIWGFDQDQNPRQSRAAIGVMPQELNVDPFFTPRESLETQAGLYGVPARERRTDEILSLIGLSDKADAYARTLSGGMRRRLLLGKALVHGPQVLVLDEPTAGVDIALRHMLWSNVRELNRQGMTIILTTHHLEEAQEMCDEIAIIDRGRLVVRDSTAAILARMDSKTLLVRAAGPIGAVDLPRGVTREDRADGWLALTYPQSTVKAGALLASLHGAGVEVIDLTTEQADLEDAFLELTGDKAAV
- a CDS encoding TIGR02117 family protein; protein product: MTPALRRLLIGAAGVVAAPVLLILAYLAAGTLGGLMPGRTAELAPGGTNRVLLVPGPIHTDILLPLDDSLMARFGYLEPAGVPLRDPRARWLVVGWGSRAFYTTAGSYADITAAAVWRAATGDSAVLRFDVWGGLPEAHGFTDLSLSDAQYGAMLDGIERAVGPVAVAIAHPGFTGTDAFFEATGYFTLFRTCNVWVGDLLRASGIRTGIWTPFTWSLP
- a CDS encoding DUF58 domain-containing protein; its protein translation is MSQSSASGGSAGLRRAGEALSGALPALLVSAEHLTASVLPGAHGRRRSGPGSEFWQFRPIGPGDEASRIDWRRSGRGDDLYLRESEWQAARPVSLWVDGGAAMTFTGDKARETKSYRARLLAMALALVLLRGGERVGLAEADMTPRAGRAQANRLAVALAEEPGVAGEHGAIDLHAAPTGGHVVLFSDFLGELAPIESALALAAARSMRGILVQVLDPVEEAFPYDGRTRFESMSGHMSFETLRASDLRAQYRDKLAARKDRLAAMARQSGWHATTLHTDRSAAEGLLWLYQALGGGQK
- a CDS encoding MFS transporter; its protein translation is MRTPRLAVSAMFFLNGILFGAWAARVPAFVEAFALEPGMLGRLLLCLAGGAILAFPLAGWLSDRIGAASATRFIGIGYALALPLIALAPSTGFLALALLLFGAGHGAMDVAMNGWGAEVERARKRPMMAAFHAMWSLGAGVGALTGGGAVALGLAPLGHFVLIAVIAGGVTLFLAAIPWESRRSAAGPGFALPARGLLLVGLVAFCSSLGEGAMADWSAVFLIDVTGTDEARAALGYGVYSAAMFVARFSADAVIVRLGPVRTARIAGVVAFAGLAVALTGGTLSAGLIGLALLGLGYSVVIPLAFSRAANDPEIPQGRAIAGVATLGYGGMVLGPAVIGGVAQLWSLPVAFWMIAVLALGISALAGALRRT
- a CDS encoding AAA family ATPase → MSDTLVPAIEALGARLQQARAAIAPRFIGQETVVDLSLMALLSGGHALLVGLPGLGKTRLVDTLATVMGLQSNRIQFTPDLMPSDILGSEVLDTDADGRRAFRFIEGPVFCQLLMADEINRASPRTQSALLQAMQEREVTIAGQHRKLGLPFHVLATQNPIEQEGTYPLPEAQLDRFLVQIDVDYPDLATERAILLATTGTEEGVVHEVFSPADLLAAQTLIRRMPVGESVVATILELVRACRPGTPDADPSLGDSLAWGPGPRAAQALMLAVRARALLQGRLAPSAEDVAALARPVLIHRMALSFAARARGETLGGVIDRVAGRVTGTFEAAA